One genomic segment of Impatiens glandulifera chromosome 6, dImpGla2.1, whole genome shotgun sequence includes these proteins:
- the LOC124943134 gene encoding 60S ribosomal protein L23-like, which translates to MSKRGRGGSAGNKFCMSLGLPVAATVNCADNTSAKNLYIISVKGIKGRLNRLSFAFVGDMVMATVKKGKLDLRKKVMHVVIVRQHKPWRRKDGVFMYFEDNASVIVNPKGEMKGFAIIGPIGKECADLWPRIASAANAIVNKAMGLFCF; encoded by the exons ATGTCGAAGCGAG GTCGCGGAGGATCGGCAGGAAACAAGTTCTGCATGTCACTAGGTCTTCCTGTGGCGGCTACGGTCAATTGTGCCGACAATACCAGCGCGAAGAATCTCTACATCATATCAGTGAAGGGGATCAAGGGTCGTTTGAATCGATTGTCGTTTGCTTTTGTGGGAGATATGGTTATGGCGACGGTGAAGAAAGGGAAACTTGATTTGAGAAAGAAGGTCATGCATGTTGTCATTGTTAGACAACACAAGCCTTGGCGCCGAAAGGATGGAGTGTTCATGTATTTTGAAG ATAATGCTAGTGTGATAGTGAATCCTAAGGGAGAAATGAAAG GTTTTGCCATTATTGGTCCAATTGGGAAGGAATGTGCTGATTTATGGCCCAGAATTGCAAGTGCTGCCAATGCTATTGTCAATAAAGCCATGGGACTCTTTTGCTTTTAA